The window ACGTTCGCTGGTGGCATTGTCGAGCGAAGTGCCATGCGCGTCGATCTTGGCATTGATGGTCTCGGCCCGCTCGTAGAGGACCTGAACGCGTTCTGTTGCGGCCTGGATGACGGCCGCATCCATGCGCTCGATTTCCGAGATCGCATCGGTGAGGCGTTTCCTGAGGCCTTCAACCTGTCCGGTCCAGGCCTCGAGAGCGTGCTCCTCACCCTTGCGGATTGAGCCCGCAAGCTGGGCAGCTTCGACACGCAGCCCTGTGAACCGGTCGCGCATCGCGGCGAGAGCGAGCTCTTCTTCGGCACTGGCCGTTTGCTGTGCCTCTGCAAGTTCGCTGCGGAGGGCCTCCGAGCGGGCACGGATTGCAGCCAGCGCCTCGATTTCGCGCACGTCGAGTTCTGCGCGTGCTTGCTCGCTGGTTTCGCGCAGGGCTGCGAAGCGTTCCTCCCCGATGCGTTCGAGGTCAGACGCCTGGGCGGTAAAGGCTTCGAGAGCCTCGTCGACGCGGGTCTGGAGCGATTTCACCTGGCGTTCGCTCGCAGCGCCGAATTCGTTGAGCCGCTCGAAGCCGGAAACCAGCTTGTCGAGCTGTTCCTGCGCGCTGCGACCAGCGCCGCCGATCTGGTTGGAGACGTCTTTCGCGGAATTGGCGATGACGGGCAGATTGTCGCGCAGGCGCGTCATGTTCTCGAGCGCGGTGGCGCTGACGGTGGCGATCTGTTCGACCTGGTGCCCGTTATCGAGAACGAGGCCCTGCAGCTTGTCCGCATGCTCGGACAGACGCTCGCTCGCCGAGCGGCTGAGGAATTCGAGTTCGCGCGACTGGCTGCCGAGGAATTCGCGAGCAAGGCTGAGTTCGCGGTTCACGACAGCGAGTCTCGCCTCGAGACGGGCAGATTCTTCTGCCAGCGAGCGAGAGACCTCACCGAACCTGCGCGCCTCCACAGTCGAGTAGCGGCGCGACAGGATCCATAGCGAAACGATCAGGAGGACCGGGACCGCCCAGGCGGAAGTCCAGCCGCTCCACTGCTGGATTGTGCCGCCGGCAAGGATTTCCGCGCGGTTGGCGTAACCGAAGAAAGCCGTCCAAGCCGTTGTGGCGAGACCCGCGATGGTCGGCACGATCCAGCCCCGGCGAGACATCGCTACGGGTTCGGCCTCTTCCCATTCCTCGAATTCGACCACTTCGTCCTGCAATTCGAGCGTTTCGGGCTCTGCGTGCTGGACGTTTTCGGTTTCGCCTTCGACGACGGTGATGTGCGATCGCTTCCTCATGCGGGGAAGCTACCACGTTTGGGCCATCCTTAAAGCCTATTTAACCCTCGGGCCGCTATTAAGCCGAGCCATGGCCTATCATTCTGCCAGTTTCGACAGTGCCTTAGCGAGCGCAGCGGGCGAGGATCCCCAGCTCGCGGCGGAGTTGCGCGCGGCGTTCAAGGACAGTCTCGAACAGCGGCTTGACCTCCTCAAGAGAGCGCGCTGTGATGCAAACTGGTACCAGGCAGCCGAGCGCCTCCGTGGCCTGGCCGCCAGCTTCAACTCCGGCGAACTGATCGAACTGGCCGAAAACGCGCTGCAGGCCGCTCCGGGCGAGCCCACCGTGGTGCGCGATATCGAGACGTTCTCCCAAGAATTCGGGGAATAGGGGACCGGAGCCGAAGCTGCTCCTTTGCAGCGGGCACCATGCTGCCTAAGGTGGCGTGCCTGGCTTTTCGGAGTTGTCTGCCCCCGTGCGTATTGCCCTGCTGTCCATACTCGATCGGGATCCCGCTCCTGGGAGAACGAGGCCGGCCTTCCTGCCATTTGCAGGTGCGCGAGTGATCGAAAGGCAGCTGGACCTGGCATTGTCACTGGGTTGCGAAGCGGTCGCCTGCCTCGCCGACGGCATCGGGCGCGAGGTCATCGAATTGCAGCACCGGGCCGAAAAGGCAGGCGCGCGCTTCATTGCCGTGCGCGAGCCTGCCAAGCTTTCAGGACTGGTGACTGCGAATGACGAATTGCTCGTCATCGCATCGGGCGTCCTGCCAGAGCCCGCAGCAGTAGAGCGCTTGCTGGCAAAGCCCGCGGTGGTCGCATTTCCGGCTGATGTGGCGGTGCCGCTCGGCTTTGAACGGATCGATCCGGAGTTTGCCTGGACCGGCGTAGTTCTCACACGCGGTAATCTGGTCGAGCGGCTGACCGAGCTGCCGCCTGATATCGACGTGCCTTCCTCGCTCATGCGACTGGCCCTGCAAACCGGCACGCAGCTCGTCCCTGCGGAACGGCGGCTGCTCGACGACGGGGACTGGACGATCGACGCCACGCCCGAAGAGCTTAAGGCCCGCGAAACACGGTGGATCGAGGCTCAGCGGGAGAAGATACCGTTCAACGCTCCGGGTATCGCCGTTGCAGAGAGAGCGGGAACGCGCCTTGCTCGCGACATCGTCGGGCGGAAAAGCGAGGCTGCTCCGGCTATAGTGTCCGGCGTGTTTGCGGCCTCCGCAGGAATTGCGGGATGGCTTGAAATGCCGGCCCTGGGTTTCGGGTTTCTTGCCGTTGCGGCTTTCTTCGCGAGGGTGGGCCTCGTAATCGAGCGCATCGCGAGCAAGGGCGATACTGGCGCGAAACGCGGATCGTTTGTTAAGTTACTGCAGCATCTATCTGATCCTCTTGTGATTTATCTGATGTACGCCGCATCCTCGCAAGAATCGGATTGGGTGCGCCTGTTCGTGCCCGCTATGCTTGTCGGGTTGCTACGACTTGGCGAATGGCACGGGAACGAGGATTGGCGGCGGACCTACGCGGATCGGATCCTGCTCAGTACTATCCTGTGTGCGGCTGCATTCTTCGGGGTATCGGCAGAGGTTGGCGCGTTCATTGCCTTGCTGGTCCTTATTTCCCGCTTTCTTGCTCCCTTTCGCCAGCCCTAACTTCGAATTAACCACACGGCTGCTACGCGCGGGAGTATGACAATGGCGCAGGACAGGCCCGGAAAGAATTCTGGCACGCAGGCGGAATTGCGCGCTGCTCTTGCGAGCGGGCAGCAGGCGCTCGACCGCATCGAGCCGATACTGGGCCATCTCCTGTCGTCGCCGGACCATTCGCTGTTCAGCGACGAGATCGTCGCGCGCCTCCGCGGAATGTTTAACGACCTCGCTTGGCAGGTCCTGCGCGTGCAGGCGGAGGCGACCGGTCAGGCGGGCCGCGAGGCATTCGCGGAGCGTCACGGCGAAGCACTTGCCGCGCATTTCCAGCAGTGCGGAGCGATCTTGACCCATTGTCATTCGTTGGCGGTCGAATGGCAGTTGACGGAACGTCTCGAAGCCAAGGGTGGGCTGGACCCGGTACTCTCGCCAGTTCTCCAGGACTTCATTGCACACCACGATCCCTCGGTGGCGAGCACGGCCATGTCCGCACTTGCTGCGCAGGCGCGTTTTGCGCAGGCGCAGAGGCGTATGGAACTCCCGCTCGCAGAATTGCCAGGTGACCTGTTTCACGAGGTACTCGTGTCATGGCGGACCTATAACGGCGAGCGCGTTTCTGACGCTCTGACCCGCGCCGAAGGAAAGATGCGCTCGAATTTCGATGAAAGCGCCAGTCGCCTGGCCCTGTTCGCCCGTCTAATCGCCAGCATCGGTGGCCAGGCGCTCGACGCGCTAACGCCTGACCGGGCAGGGGCCGGACTGTTCTTCACAGCGCTTGCCGCCCGGTCGGGTCAAACGAGGGCAGAGGCAATTCTTTCGAGCAATTACCGCCAGGTTCCGAGGCTCGCCCTAGGCCTTCGGGCAGCGGGCCTGCCGGCGAGCAAGGTCGACGAGGTGCTGTTGAAGCTGCATCCACAGGCGGCACCGATTGCCGATCTCGACCTTGTCAGCGAAGCAGAAGCGCGCCGAATGCTCGCCGATGTGCAAGCGGAGATCGGCGCATGACCGTCTCGACCAAGCATATCGCTCAAGGGCGCACGGACGCCGAGGACCGGCTTATCGAGGCCGATGGTCCACTCTATGCGCTGCAGAAGGCTTGCGGCGGCGGGAAGGGGACCACGCTCGCCATACCCGAACTGCTGATGCTGGTCGGGAAAGCGCGCAGCTTTGGCCTTCGCCTTGCCCGCCAGTTCGAAGCGGTCGACGAGGAGTCCCACATTACGGCTTGGGTGGAAATCCGCCCGGTCGGCGGAGGCAAGGACGGCTGCGAAATTATCGTCGAGAGTTGGCAAACCGAGCCGCTACCTCCTGAAAATTCCATCGATTCCGATCGCCGCAAGGTCGAGATCAACCGGCATTTGGCGGAATGCACCGCACGTCTCGATCCGGCCCAACGCCTGCTTTCCCTCGAAACAGAGGCACCCGATCTCGCAGGTTTGCAGGCCAAGGTTGCCGGTGCGATCGGCAAGCCCTGGACGGACCTGGTTGAAATCGAGGGCAGTTCGCACGAACAGCCGATGCACTGGCGTCTGCTTGACGGTGCGCATTGCCGCGTGCCGGGATCCAAGCGGTTGTGGACGGCACACCTGGAGCCGCTCGGCCAGCCGACGCCCGGAAGCGCAGGGTTCGTGCTCCACCTGAGTGCGGAAACGCCGCTGGCGGACCTCCCTGCCGAAGCGGCGCCCGACACGCCATCGCTCGGCCGCGATCTTACGCCGGTCCTGCGCCAGCCGATCAATCGCATTATCGCCAATGCAGAGACGATCCGTACCAAGCTCGCCGGGCCGATTGCGGACGAATACAGCCAGTACGCCGCCGACATTGCCAGCGCCGGGCAGCATCTTCTCGCTCTGGTAGACGATTTGTCTGACCTCGAGATCGTGGAGTCGGAGGATTTCGTCACCGAACCCGACAGGATCGAGCTCGCCGATGTCGCGCGGCGAGCATGCGGCATCCTCGGTGTCAGGGCGCGGGAA of the Qipengyuania gaetbuli genome contains:
- a CDS encoding Hpt domain-containing protein; this translates as MAYHSASFDSALASAAGEDPQLAAELRAAFKDSLEQRLDLLKRARCDANWYQAAERLRGLAASFNSGELIELAENALQAAPGEPTVVRDIETFSQEFGE
- a CDS encoding sensor histidine kinase, giving the protein MTVSTKHIAQGRTDAEDRLIEADGPLYALQKACGGGKGTTLAIPELLMLVGKARSFGLRLARQFEAVDEESHITAWVEIRPVGGGKDGCEIIVESWQTEPLPPENSIDSDRRKVEINRHLAECTARLDPAQRLLSLETEAPDLAGLQAKVAGAIGKPWTDLVEIEGSSHEQPMHWRLLDGAHCRVPGSKRLWTAHLEPLGQPTPGSAGFVLHLSAETPLADLPAEAAPDTPSLGRDLTPVLRQPINRIIANAETIRTKLAGPIADEYSQYAADIASAGQHLLALVDDLSDLEIVESEDFVTEPDRIELADVARRACGILGVRARERGITLVPPAEGESQLAIAEFRRVLQIMLNLVGNAIRYSPEDSQVWIRLDRIGSRAMITVADQGHGLDEDQQVRIFEKFERLGRSGDGGSGLGLYISRRIARAMDGDLTVESAPGLGARFTLSVPAAEEMRNAPREGRPADGPDFK